CATATTGAAGCCGTACACATTATCCCAAAATGGGAGACTAGTAGCTTCTCTTCCAAATCCAGCTAAAAACTGAATGTGTCAAGGTAGAGAAAATTGTTATCCGCTCTAAAGTGAAAGGACAACATCCAAGTATAGAAGCAACCAAAGTTGAACAAGGGCTAAGTAGAGATGTGGTGACAGCTTACTCACCATGGTAGCCGTGTCAGGAAGGATAGCACCTCCAGGCTTCAACCACTTATCCCTTGCAAAGAGTACAGAGGCAAGCATTGACTCATAAAGGAGGCAATAGCCCATCCATTCACTCACTAACACATCAACACTTTGAGGTGGGATGTGCGTAACACTATCAAGCTCTTCAACCATGCCTTGAACCACCTCAATAGATCCATTTTGTTGACTGCCATCACCGGATCTTCCATTTGCAAGAAGATTATTATCTCCTGCAATCTGCACAAACTTAAATTATAAGAAATCTAAAAACAACTCACTACCAGATGTAAACTATTTTAACTGTCTCAAAAGACATTCATAATAAATCAAAGAAAAGTAAACCTGGCAAGCCACTGCAGCCATCTTCTCACTAGCTTCAACTGCAATAACCCTCGAAGCTCCCGCTTGGGCTGCGAATAGGCTGCCACAGAGAGGAACAGAGTGTAGGTTAAAAAAAGACGAAGCAAAAATCAGatacaaaaacataaacaaaagcACATAATTTCTGCTAAAAGGAACTCTAGAAAATCAGTTATACCTTGCTATACATGAATGAGAACATAATCAATCCCgtgaaacaaaatatatcagCTGATGGAACACCAAACTGAAGATTGACTCACACAGTTATGCAAACTGGGGTTAGATTAAGTTGATTGCAAAAGATTGAAACTGTAACATTGGTTATTATAGAGAAGAATATCAACTACTCCGTATAACATTGGTTATTATAGAGGCAAGCCACCATTCCATCTCGGCAGTAGTGTGGTTAGCATAGGTTAAGTAATCAGATTGCATTGCTAAGTTCATATTGTTCTTCTTGGCAAAGTCAAGGATAAATATAAGATGTTAAGAGCACCATAAATAACACAACCTTTTTTGAGCAAACATGTttcttttatctctctatctCCCTTTTGGTTCTCTTCCTTTTTATTCAACTTTTATAGTTAAACTTActattcttgttttatttgcagAATTCATTCCATATGATTTTATCCGCTTCCAGTCCACAGTTGAAGTCCAGATGTTAGAAGccaatataatactaattaatacaTGCCATATATTTAGATATATGCATCTCATTCAAACAGTCCATAGAACTTATAATGCATTCTCATTATATGTTATCTTAGTATACCAAAAGGAATAAGGAAGCAATCAATCTAAGAAGAAATCAAGCCATTTAGGTTCCgaacacaattatataattgaagaaattagGTGAAATAGATATAAGATTAAGCATAACTTTCTAACCTTAGAATGCCTGTCCCACAACCAACATCCATAACAACTGCATTTTTAAGAAGAGAAGGGTTTTCCACAAGAGCCTGTCTATAAGCATCAGTTCTTACCTGCACAGACCCtttaaatttcaacaaaatgatcaaatcttaaataaatgaatatgttCATCCTGAATGAAATCATTCACATTTGATGGTACCTTGTCACTGATCATTTCCTTATGAATGCCATATGAACTATATgaaccaaaataatttttattgatgtcCGTGATCTCTTTTGCTACTACAATCTCCGACGAAGGAAAAGTGCCCAACTTGCTTTTCCCATTACCGTTGGACAAAGCCCCATCCCCTCCATTGCTAGTATCATCCACCACTAGGCTTTTAAAAGGCTTTGCAGCAGTCACGTCTTTAAGAGAAGATGATTCAACAGCATCTCCCCCATGAAACTCAGATGCTCCTCTATCAGAAAAATCCTCATTAATATCAATAGGCTCAAATTGAGATAAATATGAATCGATCTCGTTTTTATCAGCAACCACGTTTTCACACTCCTCGTCtacatcatcatcttcatcaaaaCTGTATAACAGGGGATCATCTTGTAGAAAGGGGCTGAGATACTTATCATCATCCCATGGAAACCTGTTCCCGTCAAAACTGACTGCTGTCTCCCAACTCCAAGATTTGTTAGCTGCTACCTaataaagagaagaaaaagaaaatatcttAGTACCGCTATGCACCCAACTTATCTAAACATGCATCTTAACCAAAATACATAGTATAAATCAACCCAAATAGTAGCTCATGTTCATGAGATATTTATCAAAACATCTCAATAAAGGCTATTCCAAAACAGTTAACCCTAATTCGCATTCTCTTTCATAGTAGGTAAATtcatatgacctaaaaatggtATTTTTAACAGTGTTCTGTTTCGTACTTGCTTGATATGTAAAGCGGAAATCGATAGGTAAAACATTATCAAACAAGATAAAACCCATTGCTTGCCCTATCATAGCTGATAGCACCACTATAACATTCAATcccaaattaaaatccaaatcaaaacaaataaatcacaatttcAATGAATTAAAGCACAAAATGGTCTTTAATGTATGATTGCTACCTGGGACCTAACGTAATTGATGAGCATAAAACACTTGTAGAAATCCAACTTATGAGCTCTCTTAATTTCGTAAAAATCAAACGAGTGCGCCGACGCGCAGTGCTCAAACAGAGAACTGCACGAGCTGTAAAGTGAGTCGCAGAAGAGACACAGCAGGTTTGAACAATCCTCCTCTACGTCATCGTCTTCGTCTTGCCAATCGTCCCAAGTCTCATCCTCCAACTCTTCTTCGTCATCTTCGGAGTCAGTGCAATGCCGTTTTGAGTTCACTAGCTCGTCGTTTAGTTTTCCATTTCCTTCTACCTGGTTCGTCGCCATTGACATGCTCAGCAGAGAGAGAATTCAAGgttcaaaatttgttaaaccctaaaccctaatttcaaGGTTCAGTCGAGTTTATGAGAGTGATTAAATAGGTTCGGGCCTAGGCccatttgaaaattttattcaaatccTTAACATGTAGATCGGACCGGCCCGCAATGATTAAATAGGTTTAGGCCTAGGCCcatttgaaaaattttcaaaatcctTAAGATGAAGATCGACCGGTCCGCTAGCTATATAGGGAGTAGTAATACTCCCTTTCCTTCATACTGCTCCCTCCATCTAGGAATAGGAttctattttctcattttatttcatttttaattcacttttatcataaattataccagtgtctcacattccacccaCATTTCatgtaaaactaatatatacatgtgatattcatattccattaacttttttcacccacttttttaacatttcttaaaactcatgacTCCAAGGTATGGGACTCCTAGTGGAAGACGGCGAGAGTATAAATTAAACCTCTTTCcttttggtccgttttttaaaaaatagaaactttccatTTCAGGAAATGAACTCACAATTCTCTAACACTAATTTTCACTGCATTTTATTCTcctctatttaattttacccatttttcctttatctctcttcatttactaattttgcacTAAAACTTTtgtcatttcaaaagtttctacttttaagaAACTGAGGGAGTAGTACATTATAACAAGTTGGTTCGATTGATGTTTGAACTTTGTCAATCAGTCAATAATTTGTGATTCTAacatattttttgatatattcgTGCAATTTcgtttttcgggtttggatttTATAGTTTGGATTTCAGTTTTTCGaatatttttgagaaattttgatattttggtcCAAACCAATTTTTATAGTTCGGATTTCGCTTTTTCAATGATTCGGCTCGTTTtagatttcataaaatttaagtttttcggtttaattgaatttgatttagGCAAAAAGCAatcaaaaatgaatatttgccCATAATGACTCAAGCCTTCAATCATATATTACCACTTAATTGCTACTCCCTTAGTTCACTataagtgattgatttctttttgttgGCCGTCATGTtataattgattgatttttttttttttaggaaaaaatattgatatatttttactctttcttacttagcttttttatttaatttaattatttttctatattattttatttacttaatttaataatacgattattttcttaaattttacttttaaaagaaatcaattacTTGCGGTGAAATATTGGAGCACTATTCTAGGACAATAACGAAGATTAATTACAAGAGATTCTTTGTACATTATCTAGAAAGACAATGGCACACATAGTCCATAGATGTCCACATCATTAAAACTGCGTCACGCATTACCTCATTATTTGACTAAGGAATTGACCCTACTTTCGCCCTTTTTGAAGTTATTAGCAGAAAGTAATACTCTATTAGTTCCCGATTAAAAGTTACACTTTGATCgaacacagattttaagaaatgtaaataaaagttggttgaaaaaattaatggaatgtgggactcacttttttatattggttttataataaaatgtgaatgaagtGGAGTAGTgtaatgtgggacctacttataatttatggtaaaaatgaagtgtgactcttaattggggacggatcgtaatggaaaagtgtgacccTTAATCTGGGATGGGAGTATTAAGCTATGTCGTCTAgaattgattaatttgatGTAGTTTCACACAATTATACAATCAGTATGGTattaagatttttatttttcagtaatACGGagttagtttttatttatacacaTGATTAGTAAATATGGGATAGCCTCAAGAGAAGGCAATTTGATAAAACAGCCCATCgctctatttatttatgtggGGCGTTTTTAcgaatcaaaattcataagattgaaaattttacaTATGAAATGAGTTTAGATGTAGATATAAGTCATGTCTTAGCtttagtttaattatataattattaattacatagAGGATTATGGGTCTCATATTCGACGTGTTATAACTTTGttcttttttgtaatttttgttgtaatagatcgattctcttttttaattagtgtttTTCCTATAGAATTTTcgcaaattttttaatgaggCTCGACCCTAGGATTAAGATTTATGCCACGATCATACTTTGTAGTATTACGttgtcaaatttttaaagTCTAAATGCACTTCCAAAAATAGCCATTACATgctaataatagtagtaattatcaATGTCTAGTTCGTGATCAgctttaattagtaaataattaGTCAGAGTACTATTACTTTAAATTGAAAGAGATAATATGCTAGAccaaaaatattgttaatttagTCAATCTGCATTTTAATAATCACGAATCAAACACCTTTTTTCAATCAAAGAAGCCATCGAGATTTTCCACAATAACAAACGGCAACTTTCCCTACATGTCCATTTTCTATTGACGAGttaataatataagaaaaagaatacattaaataatcaatttaattccaCATACCTTGTATTTACACATATGTATCCAAAGACTTCTCTATCCTATCCTACCAATTATATCACCTCACGTGTTTACAATGGATCCattaaatttttcataatcACCTAAGACTGTGCACGTGAGAATTATCTTTATCACAACATATGGACgcataaaaaaatgatagaaattacgttttcaaaattaaaattatgatgtaAATTAGATCGTTGATATAAggttttacataaaaaattgaataaatttgaacatttctataaaattaaaaataacaattaaaaaaaaaagaatgatagGAACTTAAAGCCCCTTGCGTAATATGAGCTCGCAAATACACCTATTTATTTGAGTAGCTTAATTAGTTTTTTCCTACAACAATGCGTCTGATACTAAGAACGATAATCAACTAAATAAGAAACTATATCAGTCATTTGAATTACTAAAAAAGTCAATTTTGCCCTTTCAATGTCAAAAACTATAAACATTATAATCTcttttccataaaaataaaaacattcaaGAAATTTcgttctctctaatgaggtgagacccATTTTCTACTATCAcgcttttctttttatctctattttattttatcgattttttattaaaacccaTAAGGTTTTAAAAGTTCCTAAGAGTATTTTTTAGGGACGTACTAGGAATATTCGTGGTTAAAAATTATAgacaaaaataagatttatatacataaaaaataatttgttccAAAAAATAAGGCTAGTTTACTACTAAGATCTTGTGAATTACTGCATGCAAAATCTGACAAGTTtgtaaatttttctttacaattcGTATAATAGATATTTATCAATTCACTTATTaatgaaatcaaataaaatacatatatatagagaaacttctattttattcccttTTTCCTCCAACTTTCTTATCTCCTAATCAATCCAATTTTATTTCCCACTTTCTTCATCTCACCTTCCAAGAAACACCCTTTTTGTGGATTGCCTTTTTTACATCCACACATAGCTACGTACCTATATATACACCACCCCTTAATCCAACATAACACTTAAAAAAATCTTCATCCCAAcatcatcaaattaaaactagcccaaaaaatttatttcccCTATAAGAAATGAACGGCGGTGATCCAAGATTGGTGAAGAGTCTCAAAAAAAGCTACAAAGGCAAGAGAAAGAAGAGTGATCCACTCAAAGTGGTGTACATTTCTAGCCCCATGAAGGTCAAGACGAGTGCCACGAGATTTAGGTCACTCGTGCAAGAACTCACGGGTAAAAATTCCGACGTGTCGCAATACATGGACGACAACTCAGACTATCTAGCCAAAGACTTCTATCACGAGATTGATTGTGACGATCAATCTCTAGCAAAGGAGACGAGCGACGACCAATATCGGACTAATTCGTCGGTATCTACCGTAGATACCCCTACTAGCTCCGACTCATTTCAAGGGCAGATGGACATTAGTGTGTTCACTTCACAAATGAGCGAGCAACTTCAAGGGGCATTTTCGTCCAATTCGTTTTATGACCCTTTGCATCTTGATGTTCTTGGAAGCTTTGATGAGTTGATGTGGagttaaaatttttagtattgttATTAAAAGTCTTGTATCATATGTTTATAGAACCTTGTAGAGGAATATTGCTtagtatgtatttatttattatatttatggataGAGTAGATGAGATTAGGTGTTTTTGTGTTGAGACATGAATGATATCTTATTTCTCTAGTTAAATATCAAGAATCAAAATTTTTCTATCATTGgttgcttttctttttcttctttttctccatattGCAACCGAAAGCAATGTTATGATATCTTATCAAAGTGTGGTAACACAACACGCAATCGTATATATCAATCAATtttgcaaattaaaaaaatagaccaGACCTTCAAAATGGATATTGTGCACTTTTTCATCTAAGTattagaaatattaaaatacattatagtcacaatttatttttttgttcttatcACATGTAATCTCTATTATGACCACGTTGCACactaataaaagtaattaatcaCATGTAGTTATTGATTAGTTGATTTGTATCCTAGCCTTTTCAACTTATTTTCCAACTTATCTTTTCAACTTActattcaatattttcaactaATTATCTATGGAGTAACCTAATCCTTGCAATTTGCAGCAATTTTActagtatcaaattttcactACAAAGGCTGAGTTGAGATGTGACGTGCATGAGGGAAAATGACCTACTATTACTTTGCTCCAAAATATAGTtgtatacaaaaatatatcaatattttattttaacatttatattttggaaataacTACCTAAAAGcgattaattaaattggtaCAAATTCAAATGATAATAAACTGAAAATGTTAGTGAAAAAACTGATTTAGGTAGTATAGGTTGCAtagaattgataaattttaaaaatcgcCAAAGATTATGActcttataattatattttacattttttattaaaatgtagAAATCTGTAAACTTAAGAAGTAACCTAATTCGATAGAAAGAATCAAAATTACCAAATTTGCAGTCAAGTGTCACGATCTGAAACACTACATACTGTTACAACATCAGAGTGATCAATTACTACTAAAAAATTTCCTGAACTCTCACAAACAATGACACACAACAATGTTCCACATTCAATGTTGCAATTGAGGAATAGCAATAACTTAGACAATACTTGAATCATTGAATGACATTAAAGGCGAAATGAAAACAACACAAATCGTGCAAATATCTTAAGGTGCTATGCTAGCACCAGATGTCCAGTGAGGGATTACGCAGACTTACATTGAAGACGGAGAGTGAACGCATACAAGGATAAGAGAACCGCTTTCAGCCTTTCCTTGGTTGCATCATCGTGCAAGTTGCCATCGCTATCAAACTTAGCAGGAGGCGCAAACACATTCAGGGAGAACTCGGGTTTGTTGATGAAGTGAACATCAACGTAAATGCATATCTGACGGAGATGATATTGAGATAGCCCTCCACCAAAACCTCCCCCCGCGCTCACAATTGCAGCAGTTTTATCAGCCAACACATTTGGGGGACGAGATGCCCAGTCAATCGCATTTTTCAGAGGTGCTAGGACAATCGGAAACAAAATGCTGGTTGATTACAAAAGAGCTTATTTGACCTCAAGACTCAAAGAGGAAAGCACAAAAGCATAAAAATCCGAATGAAAGATGTAAACACACTAGCTATTTACAAAATTCTGATAAACTCGAAGATAATACGTTAGAGGAAGAACAGTAGAATACCAGTGACAGAGTAGTTGTACTCAGGTGAAGCAAAGAGTAGACTATCAGCAGCAGCAATCTTCTCCCTGAAAACCTCCACAGCAGGCGGATACGTTCCATTCACCTCGAGATCCGTGTTCAACAATGGTAATGCTGATATATCCACATACTCTACCTCCAAACCTTTGATTGTCTTTGATTGATCGATCGCTGCTCATCACTCcaaaacaaattattgaaAAGCAAAATCACAATATGACCTTCAATTAC
The genomic region above belongs to Salvia hispanica cultivar TCC Black 2014 chromosome 3, UniMelb_Shisp_WGS_1.0, whole genome shotgun sequence and contains:
- the LOC125216671 gene encoding NADPH:quinone oxidoreductase-like, which gives rise to MAAAAIPSSVIKVAALCGSLRKGSYNRGLLNAAIDQSKTIKGLEVEYVDISALPLLNTDLEVNGTYPPAVEVFREKIAAADSLLFASPEYNYSVTAPLKNAIDWASRPPNVLADKTAAIVSAGGGFGGGLSQYHLRQICIYVDVHFINKPEFSLNVFAPPAKFDSDGNLHDDATKERLKAVLLSLYAFTLRLQCKSA
- the LOC125215201 gene encoding probable protein arginine N-methyltransferase 3 is translated as MSMATNQVEGNGKLNDELVNSKRHCTDSEDDEEELEDETWDDWQDEDDDVEEDCSNLLCLFCDSLYSSCSSLFEHCASAHSFDFYEIKRAHKLDFYKCFMLINYVRSQVAANKSWSWETAVSFDGNRFPWDDDKYLSPFLQDDPLLYSFDEDDDVDEECENVVADKNEIDSYLSQFEPIDINEDFSDRGASEFHGGDAVESSSLKDVTAAKPFKSLVVDDTSNGGDGALSNGNGKSKLGTFPSSEIVVAKEITDINKNYFGSYSSYGIHKEMISDKVRTDAYRQALVENPSLLKNAVVMDVGCGTGILSLFAAQAGASRVIAVEASEKMAAVACQIAGDNNLLANGRSGDGSQQNGSIEVVQGMVEELDSVTHIPPQSVDVLVSEWMGYCLLYESMLASVLFARDKWLKPGGAILPDTATMFLAGFGREATSLPFWDNVYGFNMSHIGREVAEHAARFPIVDVIDSSHIVTDTKVLQRFDLVTMQPKHMDFTAIVELEPKLSPQSNTPPDSKSETTWCYGVVLWFDTAFSERFCRDKPVNLSTSPYGPSTHWSQTILTFREPIAMASNNAGEKLAPFGTEECPAARIQARVSVARSVKHRSIDISMELTGVDHGGRKRNWPAQIFLIN
- the LOC125216343 gene encoding sigma factor binding protein 2, chloroplastic-like, encoding MNGGDPRLVKSLKKSYKGKRKKSDPLKVVYISSPMKVKTSATRFRSLVQELTGKNSDVSQYMDDNSDYLAKDFYHEIDCDDQSLAKETSDDQYRTNSSVSTVDTPTSSDSFQGQMDISVFTSQMSEQLQGAFSSNSFYDPLHLDVLGSFDELMWS